One Nocardia sp. BMG111209 DNA segment encodes these proteins:
- a CDS encoding acyl-CoA dehydrogenase family protein, which produces MTSEAVTEQDFRDILAQTRTFVRTVVVPRETEIAEADRVPDDIVEQARAMGLFGYALPQRWGGLGLDLAQDVELAMELGYTSLALRSLFGTNNGIAGQVLVGFGTAEQQQRWLRPMADGEVVASFALTEPGAGSNPAALRTTARRDGDDWIIDGDKRFITNAPVAGLFVVFARTRPADAEGPGIAVFLVPADTPGVTVGPHDRKMGQEGAWTAEVAFGGVRVGADALVGGSADVGYRAAMSSLARGRVHIAALAVGTAQRALDESVAYAAAATQGGTAIGEFQLVQAMLADMYTGTAAGRALVRDAARRWVADEDRRLAPSAAKLFCTEMAGTVADLAVQVHGGSGYMRGTAVERIYRDVRLLRIYEGTSEIQRLIVGGGLVARARRPR; this is translated from the coding sequence ATGACCAGCGAGGCCGTGACCGAACAGGATTTCCGCGACATCCTGGCGCAGACCCGGACCTTCGTCCGCACGGTGGTCGTGCCGCGGGAGACGGAGATCGCCGAGGCCGACCGGGTACCCGACGACATCGTCGAACAGGCGCGGGCCATGGGCCTGTTCGGCTACGCGCTGCCGCAGCGGTGGGGCGGGCTGGGACTCGATCTGGCCCAGGACGTGGAACTGGCGATGGAACTCGGCTACACCAGCCTGGCGCTGCGGTCGCTGTTCGGCACCAACAACGGCATCGCGGGCCAGGTGCTGGTCGGTTTCGGCACCGCGGAACAGCAGCAGCGCTGGTTGCGGCCGATGGCCGACGGCGAGGTGGTGGCCTCGTTCGCGCTGACCGAGCCCGGGGCCGGATCGAATCCGGCGGCCCTGCGCACCACGGCCCGCCGCGACGGCGACGACTGGATCATCGACGGGGACAAGCGCTTCATCACCAACGCGCCGGTGGCCGGGCTGTTCGTGGTGTTCGCCCGCACCCGGCCCGCCGACGCCGAGGGGCCGGGGATCGCGGTGTTCCTGGTGCCGGCGGACACCCCGGGGGTCACGGTGGGGCCGCACGATCGCAAGATGGGGCAGGAGGGCGCGTGGACCGCCGAGGTCGCCTTCGGCGGGGTCCGGGTCGGCGCCGACGCGCTGGTCGGTGGTAGCGCCGACGTCGGGTACCGGGCGGCGATGAGTTCGCTGGCGCGCGGCCGGGTGCACATCGCGGCACTGGCCGTGGGGACCGCGCAGCGCGCGCTCGACGAATCGGTGGCCTACGCCGCCGCGGCGACGCAGGGCGGCACGGCCATCGGGGAATTCCAGCTGGTGCAGGCGATGCTCGCGGATATGTACACGGGCACCGCCGCCGGACGTGCGCTGGTCCGCGATGCCGCCCGCCGCTGGGTCGCCGACGAGGACCGGCGCCTGGCGCCCTCGGCGGCGAAGCTGTTCTGCACCGAGATGGCCGGGACGGTGGCCGATCTCGCGGTGCAGGTCCACGGCGGATCCGGATACATGCGCGGCACGGCGGTCGAGCGGATCTACCGCGACGTGCGGCTGCTGCGGATCTACGAGGGCACCAGCGAGATCCAGCGGCTCATCGTCGGCGGCGGGCTGGTAGCGCGGGCGCGGCGGCCGCGGTGA
- a CDS encoding class I adenylate-forming enzyme family protein — MTEPVSHARRIRERAVAHPGQPVYRHIAADGSEPAFDWAWLDRRSDQVAGALAERGLGHGDRLGLAVRNSPHLVLSVFAAWKLGAVPVPMRWDLPDWELDRVREVVCPVVHLGPADLAWLDATVDREPDPLPDAVSPHTHGICSSGATGTPKVIMGTSPSVCGPHYNRPLADVWQRVPPIPSPQTILVLAPMYHINAFSTLNNLLGGDRLVVLERFDAARIVDVIERYRVSTFTATPIMLQRIADVPGIEHRDLSSIEWIMQGAAPMPASLTRRWCELLGPEKIIMAYGSSEGVGITAIRGDEWLTHPGSVGRGIWGTEVRVLDEAGTSVPAGRLGEIFLRMPGSDRARYLGATPQLTPTPDGFRSIGDLGHLDDDGFLYLADRRVDLIVSGGANIFPAEVETALIDHPKVADVVVIGLRDEQWGRRVHAVIQAADAADPPEFEEIRAFAKSRLAAYKVPKSIEIVDAIPRSEATKVNRGRLLAARGG; from the coding sequence ATGACGGAGCCGGTCAGCCACGCACGGCGGATTCGCGAACGGGCGGTGGCACATCCGGGGCAACCGGTCTATCGGCACATCGCGGCGGACGGGTCGGAGCCGGCCTTCGACTGGGCGTGGCTGGATCGCCGATCGGATCAGGTCGCGGGCGCGCTCGCCGAACGCGGTCTGGGACACGGTGATCGGCTCGGCCTCGCCGTGCGCAACTCCCCGCATCTCGTACTGAGCGTGTTCGCCGCGTGGAAGCTCGGCGCCGTCCCGGTGCCGATGCGCTGGGATCTGCCGGACTGGGAGCTGGACCGGGTCCGCGAGGTGGTGTGCCCCGTGGTGCATCTGGGCCCGGCCGACCTGGCGTGGCTGGACGCCACGGTGGATCGGGAGCCGGACCCGTTGCCCGACGCCGTATCCCCGCACACGCACGGCATCTGCAGCAGCGGCGCCACCGGCACCCCGAAGGTGATCATGGGGACCAGTCCGTCGGTGTGCGGGCCGCACTACAACCGGCCGCTGGCCGATGTGTGGCAACGGGTTCCGCCGATCCCGAGCCCGCAGACCATCCTGGTGCTCGCGCCGATGTACCACATCAACGCCTTCTCCACCTTGAACAATCTGCTCGGCGGCGATCGGCTGGTGGTGCTGGAGCGGTTCGACGCGGCGCGCATCGTCGACGTGATCGAGCGCTACCGCGTCTCGACCTTCACCGCGACCCCGATCATGTTGCAGCGCATCGCCGATGTGCCCGGCATCGAGCACCGGGACCTGTCCAGTATCGAATGGATCATGCAGGGCGCGGCGCCGATGCCGGCCTCGCTGACCCGGCGCTGGTGCGAACTGCTCGGGCCGGAGAAGATCATCATGGCCTACGGCTCCAGCGAGGGCGTGGGGATCACCGCCATCCGCGGCGACGAATGGCTCACCCATCCGGGCAGCGTGGGCCGCGGGATCTGGGGTACCGAGGTCCGCGTGCTCGACGAGGCGGGCACGAGCGTGCCGGCCGGGCGGCTCGGCGAGATCTTCCTGCGCATGCCCGGCAGCGACCGGGCCCGATACCTCGGCGCCACACCGCAACTCACGCCGACGCCGGACGGCTTCCGATCCATCGGCGACCTCGGGCATCTCGACGACGACGGCTTCCTCTACCTCGCCGACCGGCGGGTGGACCTGATCGTCAGCGGCGGCGCGAACATCTTTCCCGCCGAGGTGGAAACGGCGCTGATCGATCATCCGAAGGTGGCCGACGTGGTGGTCATCGGGCTGCGGGACGAGCAGTGGGGCCGGCGGGTGCACGCGGTGATCCAGGCCGCCGACGCCGCGGATCCGCCGGAGTTCGAGGAGATCCGGGCCTTCGCGAAGAGTCGGCTGGCCGCCTACAAGGTGCCCAAGAGCATCGAGATCGTCGACGCCATCCCGCGCAGCGAGGCCACCAAGGTCAACCGCGGCCGCCTGCTGGCGGCCCGCGGCGGCTGA
- a CDS encoding acetyl-CoA C-acetyltransferase translates to MREVVICEPVRTPIGRYGGVLAGLTAVELGVVALRGLLARTGLAPEAVDDVILGHCYPSGEAPAIGRVVALDAGLPVTTGGMQVDRRCGSGLQSVINAVLQVGSGASDLVVAGGAESMSNVVFYSADIRWGGGRTGVRMHDSLVRGRETAGGVHYPVPGGMLETAENLRERYHIGREEQDRLALQSHRRAVAAAASGAAAEQIIPVTVTGRGGSTEITTDEHPRADTTLESLARLKPVRAQLDPESTVTAGNASGQNDAAAVCLVTTRERAAELGLTPLVRLVSWAVAGVPPALMGLGPVPATAAALQRAELSLADMDLVELNEAFAAQALAVLREWKFGEADLERTNVHGSGISLGHPVGATGTRMLATLARELRHRELRYGLETMCIGGGQGLAAVFERVA, encoded by the coding sequence ATGCGTGAGGTCGTGATCTGCGAACCGGTCCGCACCCCGATCGGCCGGTACGGCGGCGTCCTCGCCGGGCTCACCGCGGTCGAACTCGGCGTGGTGGCGTTGCGGGGCCTGCTGGCGCGCACCGGCCTCGCGCCCGAGGCCGTGGACGATGTCATCCTCGGCCACTGCTATCCCAGCGGCGAGGCCCCCGCGATCGGGCGGGTCGTCGCGCTGGATGCCGGCCTGCCGGTCACCACCGGCGGTATGCAGGTCGACCGCCGCTGCGGCTCGGGTCTCCAGTCGGTGATCAACGCGGTGCTCCAAGTGGGCAGTGGCGCAAGCGATCTCGTCGTCGCCGGGGGCGCCGAGAGCATGAGCAACGTGGTGTTCTATTCCGCCGACATCCGCTGGGGCGGCGGCCGCACCGGCGTGCGGATGCACGACAGCCTGGTCCGGGGCCGCGAAACCGCAGGGGGCGTGCACTATCCGGTCCCCGGCGGCATGCTCGAGACGGCCGAGAATCTGCGCGAGCGGTACCACATCGGCCGCGAGGAACAGGACCGCCTGGCACTCCAATCGCATCGCCGGGCGGTGGCCGCCGCCGCGAGTGGTGCGGCGGCGGAACAGATCATCCCGGTCACGGTCACCGGCCGCGGTGGCAGCACCGAGATCACCACCGACGAGCACCCCCGCGCCGACACCACCCTGGAATCGCTGGCGCGACTGAAACCGGTACGCGCCCAACTGGATCCGGAGTCGACGGTGACCGCCGGCAACGCCAGCGGCCAGAACGACGCCGCCGCCGTCTGCCTGGTCACCACCCGCGAGCGGGCCGCCGAACTGGGCCTGACCCCGCTGGTTCGCCTGGTGTCCTGGGCCGTGGCCGGTGTGCCGCCCGCGCTGATGGGCCTCGGCCCGGTGCCCGCGACCGCCGCCGCGCTGCAAAGGGCCGAATTGTCGCTGGCCGATATGGATCTCGTCGAACTCAACGAGGCGTTCGCGGCCCAGGCGCTGGCCGTGCTGCGCGAATGGAAGTTCGGCGAGGCGGATCTCGAGCGCACCAACGTGCACGGCTCCGGTATCTCGCTCGGACATCCGGTAGGCGCCACCGGAACCCGCATGCTCGCCACCCTGGCCCGCGAACTGCGGCACCGCGAACTGCGCTACGGCCTGGAGACCATGTGCATCGGCGGCGGTCAGGGCCTGGCCGCCGTCTTCGAGCGCGTGGCCTAG